The Oscillospiraceae bacterium genome has a segment encoding these proteins:
- a CDS encoding DUF6198 family protein — MKKLRNNARGYILDMFAQHHMVKRTVLSFLSIVIMGFGTALFNVSGFGVDPFTSMNMSVAAVLGISFGTYQLIINAVILLYVVIVAHRGLVGVGTVFNMAGVGYSCELFSSLLMPMVKQNDTLSIRIPLLLAGILVLCFACSLFFTANIGVGPYDALGFMLSRFAKLPYKWVRVLTDVTVVSIGLLVSGGFTAIAHGDFASIQNIGIGTVITAFCMGPLINFFNKTLSAKIFNVDYAQISKDVAFFMIKGAMRKNSLGAVPGNNTQLYSQAYSLTDK; from the coding sequence TCTGAGCATTGTGATTATGGGGTTTGGTACGGCTCTTTTCAATGTTTCCGGTTTCGGCGTAGACCCGTTCACCTCTATGAATATGAGCGTGGCCGCCGTTTTGGGGATCAGCTTTGGTACCTACCAGCTGATCATCAACGCAGTGATCCTGCTGTATGTAGTTATCGTTGCGCACCGGGGACTGGTCGGTGTAGGCACCGTGTTCAACATGGCCGGCGTCGGTTACAGCTGTGAGTTATTCAGCAGCCTGCTGATGCCGATGGTAAAGCAGAACGACACTCTGTCAATTAGAATCCCCCTTCTCCTTGCCGGTATCCTCGTTCTCTGCTTTGCCTGTAGCCTGTTCTTCACGGCCAACATCGGCGTTGGTCCTTATGACGCCCTGGGCTTTATGCTCAGCCGCTTCGCCAAGCTGCCGTACAAATGGGTGCGGGTGCTGACGGATGTGACCGTGGTGTCCATCGGACTGCTGGTCAGCGGCGGCTTTACCGCCATTGCCCACGGCGACTTTGCCAGTATTCAAAATATCGGAATCGGCACCGTCATTACGGCCTTTTGTATGGGCCCGCTGATCAACTTCTTTAACAAAACCCTTTCCGCAAAAATCTTCAATGTAGACTATGCCCAGATCAGCAAGGATGTGGCGTTCTTTATGATCAAAGGCGCAATGCGGAAAAATTCTCTGGGTGCCGTTCCCGGCAACAACACCCAGTTATACAGTCAGGCTTACAGTCTGACTGATAAGTAA
- the rlmH gene encoding 23S rRNA (pseudouridine(1915)-N(3))-methyltransferase RlmH, with protein sequence MIRITVLTVGKLKEKYLREGCDEYLKRLSAFSKVQVVELPESRCPADPSPAEIQRVLEQEGDSILAKIPKGARVIPLCIEGRELSSAQLAARVADFSQQSSHLVFVIGGSYGLSPRVKATGDLQLSFGKMTLPHQLARLVLLEQIYRACAINNHSKYHK encoded by the coding sequence ATGATCCGCATAACCGTTTTGACGGTGGGCAAGCTAAAAGAAAAATATCTTCGCGAGGGCTGCGACGAGTACTTAAAGCGGCTGTCCGCCTTTTCCAAGGTGCAGGTGGTGGAATTGCCGGAGAGCCGCTGCCCGGCAGATCCGTCTCCGGCAGAGATCCAACGAGTGCTGGAGCAGGAGGGCGACAGCATATTGGCAAAAATTCCCAAAGGCGCTCGGGTGATCCCCCTTTGTATCGAGGGGCGAGAACTGTCCAGCGCGCAGTTGGCGGCCCGGGTGGCGGACTTTAGCCAGCAAAGCTCCCACCTGGTATTTGTCATCGGCGGTTCGTATGGCCTGTCGCCTCGTGTAAAGGCCACAGGCGACTTGCAGCTGTCCTTTGGCAAAATGACCTTGCCCCACCAGTTGGCCCGCCTGGTGCTTCTGGAGCAGATTTACCGGGCCTGCGCCATCAACAACCATTCTAAATATCATAAATAA
- a CDS encoding MBL fold metallo-hydrolase produces MSKACSLFSGSSGNSIYVGCGDNQILVDIGVSARRCEQKLRQVGADPAEIKGIFVTHEHADHAAGVRVLAARYHIPVFAHPAVLEQMARQGNLNEKVDARPFAEVGDFMDLQVLPFALSHDSVACQGYKFTMPDGRRIAVCTDTGYITSAAKAALPGTDLVFLESNHEPSMVRAGSYPYPLQQRILSDTGHLSNTDCAAFAGELLRSGTTRFVLSHLSRENNMPSLAYQTTVAALTALGARPEVDYRLQVAAPEQEGGCLVL; encoded by the coding sequence ATGAGCAAGGCGTGTTCTCTTTTTTCCGGCAGCAGCGGCAACAGTATTTATGTGGGCTGCGGCGACAATCAAATTTTAGTGGACATCGGTGTGTCTGCCAGGCGGTGCGAGCAAAAGCTGCGCCAGGTGGGCGCGGATCCGGCGGAGATCAAGGGCATTTTTGTTACCCATGAGCATGCAGACCATGCGGCCGGTGTGCGGGTGCTTGCCGCACGGTATCATATTCCGGTGTTTGCCCATCCGGCGGTGCTGGAGCAGATGGCGCGCCAGGGCAATTTGAATGAGAAGGTGGACGCCCGCCCCTTTGCAGAGGTTGGGGATTTTATGGATCTGCAAGTGTTGCCTTTTGCCTTGAGCCATGACAGCGTGGCGTGCCAGGGATATAAGTTTACGATGCCGGACGGGCGGCGCATTGCCGTGTGCACAGATACCGGCTACATAACCTCGGCGGCGAAAGCGGCTTTGCCGGGCACAGATTTGGTATTTCTGGAGAGCAATCACGAGCCGTCTATGGTGCGCGCCGGGTCGTATCCCTATCCGCTGCAACAGCGCATTTTGTCCGATACCGGCCATTTGTCCAATACGGACTGCGCCGCCTTTGCCGGGGAGTTGCTGCGCAGCGGCACCACCCGCTTTGTGTTGTCTCACCTGAGCCGGGAGAACAATATGCCTTCTTTGGCATACCAGACCACTGTGGCGGCTCTGACGGCGTTGGGTGCCCGGCCGGAGGTAGACTATCGCTTGCAGGTGGCTGCACCGGAGCAGGAAGGCGGGTGCCTGGTGTTATGA
- a CDS encoding UDP-N-acetylglucosamine 1-carboxyvinyltransferase, which yields MDNFIIEGGHELFGEVNISGAKNAAVAIIPAAILADDVVRIENIPAISDVSLIIKILDSMGAGIKMINKNTIEVDSRSLKCQSVPYELTSCFRASYYLIGAMLGRFKQAQVAMPGGCNFGVRPIDLHIKGFELLGAQVNTVEGMVCARADKLIGASIYMDQVSVGATINVMLAAVLARGLTVIENAAKEPHIVDLANFLNSMGADVRGAGTDVIKIRGVEKMHGCTYSIIPDQIEAGTYMVAAAACGGDVLVKNVIPKHLESISAKLEEAGAEIIEYDDAVRITRFKPLTRCNVKTMPHPGFPTDMQPQMAVLLSVAEGTSILTEGVWDNRFQYVGELSRMGANIQVDGKVAVIEGVPALTGVTVKATDLRAGAAMIIAGMVARGETRVTNIQYVDRGYEDVVEKFSALGADIRRVPCDDGDDGAATANAG from the coding sequence TTGGATAATTTTATAATTGAAGGCGGTCACGAGCTGTTTGGCGAGGTGAATATCAGCGGCGCCAAGAACGCAGCTGTGGCCATTATTCCCGCGGCCATTTTAGCGGACGACGTGGTGCGGATTGAGAACATTCCCGCCATTAGCGATGTTAGCCTGATCATTAAGATTTTGGACAGTATGGGCGCCGGGATCAAAATGATCAATAAAAACACCATTGAGGTGGACTCCCGCTCCTTAAAATGCCAGAGCGTGCCCTATGAGTTGACCTCCTGTTTTCGCGCCAGTTATTACCTGATCGGCGCCATGTTGGGTCGGTTTAAGCAGGCGCAGGTGGCTATGCCCGGCGGCTGCAACTTCGGCGTGCGGCCCATTGACCTGCATATTAAGGGCTTTGAACTGCTGGGTGCCCAGGTGAATACCGTTGAGGGTATGGTTTGCGCCCGGGCGGACAAGTTGATCGGCGCTTCTATTTATATGGATCAGGTGTCCGTTGGCGCTACCATCAATGTGATGCTGGCAGCTGTGCTGGCTCGCGGTTTGACGGTGATCGAAAATGCAGCCAAGGAGCCGCATATCGTAGATCTGGCCAACTTCTTAAACTCTATGGGTGCCGATGTGCGCGGTGCCGGCACAGATGTAATTAAAATTCGCGGGGTGGAGAAGATGCACGGCTGCACCTACTCCATTATCCCGGACCAGATCGAGGCGGGCACCTATATGGTGGCGGCTGCTGCCTGCGGCGGCGATGTGCTGGTGAAGAATGTGATTCCCAAGCATTTGGAGTCTATCAGCGCTAAGCTGGAGGAGGCCGGTGCGGAGATCATTGAGTATGACGACGCGGTGCGGATCACCCGCTTTAAGCCCTTGACCCGCTGCAATGTAAAGACCATGCCCCACCCGGGATTCCCCACGGATATGCAGCCCCAGATGGCGGTGCTTCTGTCTGTGGCAGAGGGTACCAGTATTCTCACCGAGGGTGTGTGGGACAATCGCTTCCAGTATGTAGGCGAGTTGAGCCGTATGGGCGCCAATATCCAGGTGGACGGCAAGGTGGCTGTCATCGAGGGTGTGCCGGCGCTGACCGGCGTTACCGTAAAGGCTACGGACCTGCGCGCCGGTGCGGCCATGATCATTGCCGGTATGGTGGCGCGAGGCGAGACCCGGGTGACCAATATCCAGTATGTGGACCGTGGGTACGAGGATGTGGTAGAGAAGTTCTCTGCCCTGGGTGCCGATATTCGGCGGGTGCCCTGTGACGATGGCGACGACGGTGCTGCCACGGCAAACGCAGGATAA